Proteins encoded by one window of Halobacteriovorax sp. GB3:
- a CDS encoding aldo/keto reductase: MTIQSKIGFGAYRISIRSNEHYLALKSAVEAGLDLIDTSANYTNGESEKLIGKVLKEFPDKDIKIVTKGGYIQGDNIKLLEVLNSEGKAKEDLVEVNDQLYHSIHPEFLQSQIDLSYERLEHHKIDFYLLHNPEYYFYEDNASQDEFYRRIEKAFLFLEKKVESGEIENYGISSNGFVLSEDDKQHVSLKRIIEVANKIGAKRFKAIQFPANLIEVGAFEKDSEGLSLIDRAKQSGLITFSNRPLNAFKDQRLVRLASYEKLFSIPTIEEVRAQLDHCLNLMEEKFQSQYSDDEQRFKELPLVVQLTEIFDTLPTPDAVDQVYFEHFFPLIAKVWGGEGLSAEESAPFYHLYELNQLLARKNMGDIGKSFFTQAQNMGLIQAQGDRPLSVIAIEYYLNNGIDHVLVGMKKIDYVNQLKDFF, from the coding sequence ATGACAATTCAATCAAAAATCGGTTTTGGTGCTTACAGAATAAGTATTCGATCAAATGAGCACTATCTGGCCTTAAAATCAGCCGTTGAAGCTGGACTCGATCTTATCGATACATCGGCCAACTATACAAATGGAGAGTCTGAAAAACTTATTGGTAAGGTCTTAAAGGAGTTTCCTGATAAAGATATTAAAATTGTCACGAAGGGTGGTTATATCCAAGGTGATAATATTAAGTTGTTAGAAGTTCTAAACTCTGAGGGCAAGGCCAAAGAAGACCTTGTTGAGGTGAATGATCAACTCTATCACTCAATTCATCCCGAATTTTTACAGTCGCAAATTGATTTAAGTTACGAGAGGTTAGAGCACCATAAAATTGATTTTTATCTCCTTCATAATCCTGAGTATTATTTCTATGAAGACAACGCTAGTCAGGATGAATTTTATCGTCGTATTGAAAAGGCCTTTCTCTTTTTAGAGAAAAAGGTGGAAAGTGGAGAAATTGAAAATTATGGAATTAGCTCTAATGGATTTGTTTTAAGTGAAGATGATAAGCAACATGTTTCTCTGAAGCGCATTATTGAAGTTGCAAATAAGATAGGAGCGAAGAGGTTTAAGGCCATTCAGTTTCCGGCCAATCTCATTGAAGTTGGTGCCTTTGAAAAAGATAGTGAAGGACTTTCACTTATAGATAGGGCCAAGCAAAGTGGTTTGATTACATTTTCTAATCGTCCGCTCAATGCTTTTAAAGATCAAAGATTAGTTCGACTTGCTTCTTATGAAAAGCTGTTTTCTATACCAACGATTGAAGAAGTAAGAGCTCAGTTAGATCACTGCTTAAACTTGATGGAGGAGAAATTCCAGTCTCAATATTCAGACGATGAGCAGCGCTTTAAGGAGCTTCCTCTTGTGGTCCAGCTCACTGAGATTTTTGATACTCTTCCGACGCCAGATGCTGTTGATCAAGTTTATTTTGAGCACTTCTTTCCTTTGATTGCAAAGGTGTGGGGTGGAGAGGGCCTAAGTGCTGAAGAATCAGCTCCCTTCTATCATCTTTACGAACTAAATCAACTTCTTGCTAGAAAAAATATGGGTGATATTGGAAAGAGCTTTTTTACACAAGCACAAAATATGGGTCTTATTCAGGCCCAAGGTGATAGGCCTCTGTCTGTTATTGCTATTGAATATTATTTAAATAATGGTATCGATCATGTTCTAGTAGGTATGAAGAAAATAGACTATGTGAATCAGCTAAAAGACTTTTTCTAA
- a CDS encoding exodeoxyribonuclease III: MKIASWNVAGLRACVKKGFYNWYLNSAPDVVCLQETKAMVDQLPEEVVTPPDHDTLYAPAKKRGYSGVSTWIHKNLKANSKIGLGEDIFDDEGRTIITEFKHFFLINCYFPNGQRDHARVPYKMDFCELVLAKAKELMKDTGKEIVITGDFNTAHTEDDLANPKTNKKTTGFLPNERAWMDKLLESGFIDAFRHFNPKGNGHYTWWTYRSNCRERNIGWRIDYFWVSKGLKESLKDCYHQIDILGSDHCPIVLEIDTN, from the coding sequence ATGAAAATAGCCTCATGGAACGTCGCAGGCCTTCGAGCTTGTGTAAAAAAAGGATTTTATAACTGGTACCTTAATTCGGCCCCTGACGTGGTCTGCCTTCAAGAGACCAAGGCCATGGTTGACCAGTTGCCAGAAGAAGTTGTCACTCCACCAGATCACGATACTTTATACGCCCCCGCAAAAAAGAGGGGCTATAGTGGTGTTTCTACATGGATTCATAAAAATCTCAAGGCCAATTCAAAAATAGGACTTGGCGAAGATATTTTTGATGATGAGGGAAGAACAATAATTACTGAGTTTAAGCACTTTTTTTTAATAAATTGCTATTTCCCCAATGGTCAGCGTGATCACGCACGCGTCCCCTATAAAATGGACTTCTGTGAGCTTGTTTTAGCGAAAGCAAAAGAACTAATGAAAGATACGGGTAAAGAAATTGTGATCACAGGAGATTTCAATACGGCCCATACAGAAGACGACCTTGCCAATCCAAAGACAAATAAAAAAACCACAGGTTTTCTTCCCAACGAAAGGGCCTGGATGGATAAGTTATTAGAATCGGGTTTTATCGATGCTTTTCGCCATTTCAACCCTAAGGGCAACGGCCATTACACGTGGTGGACTTATCGTTCTAATTGTCGCGAAAGAAATATTGGCTGGCGCATTGATTACTTTTGGGTTTCAAAAGGCCTAAAAGAGAGTTTAAAGGACTGTTACCATCAAATAGACATCTTGGGCAGTGATCACTGCCCAATCGTCTTAGAAATCGATACTAACTAG
- a CDS encoding amidohydrolase family protein, whose translation MNPLYKIILCDYINPLSDKKCEFVKNGALVLKKYKDGYKFVEKGLEKKILPKYASKKSIEVKDAIGQVAMPGFYDMHFHWVQDDVRLMPKDNLLDWLSNYTWPYEAKFKERKYSKEKSASFATELLACGTLGGAVYASIHPHTVDDALKNFVGDYIVGNVLMTMNSPEYLSQTKKNAISSVTKLASKYKEKYAMTPRFAITTHPDVMKESAKIARQNKSFIQTHLSETLNEIDFVKSIYKDIKGFEKVPTYTDIYKKSGVLGKKTIMGHGIYLSKEELKTLAKTQTAVAHCPTSNAPVKEKGLGSGLFDFKFTEKHGVRWALGSDIGGGPFLSMFDVMRSFVEQNEKKKVKGATYIKALYRATMSGAEIMGKEKKTGNLESGKFANFILVDAPKYQDKDKAEEVLKKIIAPMKKKRAEYDKLVNETYFLGQCVFSKND comes from the coding sequence TTGAATCCATTATACAAGATAATCTTATGTGATTATATCAACCCTTTATCGGATAAAAAGTGCGAGTTTGTTAAAAATGGCGCTCTTGTCTTAAAAAAATATAAAGATGGCTATAAATTTGTAGAAAAAGGCCTAGAGAAAAAAATCCTACCGAAATACGCCAGTAAAAAATCAATTGAAGTAAAAGATGCTATCGGTCAAGTGGCCATGCCTGGTTTCTATGATATGCACTTTCACTGGGTGCAAGATGATGTACGCCTCATGCCAAAAGATAATCTTCTCGATTGGCTTTCAAATTATACGTGGCCATATGAAGCTAAATTTAAAGAGAGGAAATATTCTAAGGAAAAATCTGCTAGTTTTGCCACAGAACTTCTTGCTTGTGGAACACTTGGAGGAGCTGTTTATGCGTCTATTCATCCACACACAGTAGATGATGCGCTAAAGAACTTTGTTGGGGATTACATTGTCGGAAATGTCCTCATGACAATGAACTCACCAGAGTACTTAAGCCAAACAAAGAAAAACGCAATTAGCAGTGTTACAAAATTAGCGAGTAAGTACAAAGAAAAATATGCCATGACTCCTCGCTTTGCTATCACAACGCATCCTGATGTCATGAAAGAGTCTGCAAAGATTGCGAGACAAAATAAATCTTTTATTCAAACTCATTTGAGTGAGACTCTCAATGAGATCGATTTTGTAAAATCAATCTATAAAGATATTAAGGGTTTTGAAAAGGTTCCAACTTATACTGATATTTATAAGAAAAGTGGTGTTCTTGGGAAAAAGACAATCATGGGTCATGGAATTTATCTTTCAAAAGAAGAGTTGAAAACGCTCGCTAAGACACAAACGGCCGTTGCACACTGTCCAACATCAAATGCACCCGTTAAAGAAAAAGGTCTTGGTTCTGGACTTTTTGATTTCAAGTTTACTGAAAAGCACGGAGTTCGTTGGGCATTAGGAAGTGATATTGGAGGAGGACCATTTCTTTCAATGTTTGATGTTATGAGAAGTTTTGTTGAGCAAAATGAAAAGAAAAAAGTAAAGGGTGCAACTTATATTAAAGCACTATACCGTGCAACAATGTCTGGTGCTGAAATTATGGGTAAAGAGAAGAAAACTGGAAACTTGGAGAGTGGAAAGTTTGCAAACTTCATTCTAGTAGATGCTCCTAAGTACCAAGACAAAGATAAGGCCGAAGAAGTTTTAAAGAAAATCATCGCGCCAATGAAAAAGAAAAGGGCCGAGTACGATAAACTCGTCAATGAGACTTATTTTCTCGGCCAGTGTGTTTTTTCTAAAAATGACTAA
- a CDS encoding slipin family protein: MPQIYSFLPLIIILIILVFNTIKILTEYERAVVFRLGRLTGVRGPGLIILIPGLEKMRRVDLRTVTMDIPSQDIISKDNVTLKVNGVLYFRVEDSEKAIIAIEDYWSATAQIAQTTLRSVIGQFELDEILSQRDKINSKLQVILDEQTEPWGIKVSAVEVKAIDLPLEMQRAMAKQAEAERDKRAKVISAQGELEASEKLAKAAEMLNTQDNAITLRYLDTMREISAGEGKSTTFFPLPIDLMKSMIEKK; this comes from the coding sequence ATGCCTCAAATTTATTCATTTCTTCCCCTGATTATTATTCTTATTATTCTCGTTTTTAATACGATTAAAATTTTAACAGAATACGAACGTGCCGTTGTTTTTAGACTAGGTCGATTAACAGGTGTAAGAGGACCGGGTCTTATCATTCTTATCCCTGGACTTGAAAAAATGAGAAGAGTCGATCTTCGAACAGTTACAATGGATATTCCCTCTCAGGATATTATTTCAAAAGATAACGTTACTTTAAAAGTTAATGGTGTTCTCTATTTTCGCGTTGAAGATTCGGAAAAGGCCATCATCGCCATAGAAGACTATTGGTCGGCCACAGCACAAATTGCGCAAACAACACTTCGCTCTGTTATTGGTCAATTTGAATTAGATGAAATTCTCTCACAAAGAGATAAAATTAATTCTAAACTCCAGGTAATTCTCGATGAGCAAACTGAGCCTTGGGGAATTAAAGTTAGTGCAGTTGAAGTGAAGGCCATTGACCTACCACTAGAAATGCAAAGGGCCATGGCCAAACAAGCAGAGGCAGAAAGAGATAAGAGAGCGAAAGTTATTAGTGCTCAAGGAGAGCTTGAAGCTTCGGAAAAGCTTGCAAAGGCAGCCGAGATGCTCAACACTCAAGATAATGCCATCACACTTCGCTATCTTGACACCATGAGAGAAATATCTGCAGGAGAAGGAAAATCAACAACGTTCTTTCCACTGCCAATCGATCTTATGAAGTCAATGATTGAAAAGAAATGA
- a CDS encoding TIGR02147 family protein, which translates to MESKKINILEYTDYRDFLKDHFNQKKSTHPQWSFGMWAKQMGLSSVSAITMIINGQRHAGKGIQDKICQYFKFQEKEERYFRELVKIQKSAKDDPSYVVLMLEQSQEIKELKGTTEDKIQLVFNWASYAIREITQLKEFKNDPVWISKRLKNKISPDMISVIIKQMIQEGVLSDEDGKLRPTNHIVPKQEINREHARQYHTDQMENGKEAFDVPFTERAFHGSTLTVKKEKLAEMKEFIRDFQIKFSEKFEANPGDEVYQLNLQFFPLSKKEEESKD; encoded by the coding sequence ATGGAATCAAAAAAGATTAATATCCTCGAGTACACAGATTATCGTGACTTTTTGAAAGATCACTTTAACCAAAAGAAGTCCACTCATCCTCAGTGGTCCTTTGGTATGTGGGCAAAACAAATGGGCCTAAGTAGCGTATCTGCTATTACGATGATTATTAATGGTCAACGTCATGCCGGAAAAGGTATTCAAGACAAGATCTGCCAATATTTTAAATTCCAAGAAAAAGAAGAGCGCTACTTTAGAGAGCTCGTTAAGATTCAAAAATCAGCAAAAGATGATCCTTCCTATGTTGTCTTGATGCTTGAGCAATCTCAAGAGATCAAAGAACTGAAAGGAACGACAGAAGATAAAATCCAACTCGTCTTTAACTGGGCCAGTTATGCTATTAGAGAAATCACTCAATTAAAAGAATTCAAAAATGATCCCGTATGGATCAGCAAAAGACTTAAAAATAAAATCTCTCCTGATATGATTTCTGTTATCATTAAGCAAATGATTCAAGAGGGTGTTCTATCCGATGAAGATGGAAAACTTAGACCAACAAATCACATTGTTCCAAAACAAGAAATTAACAGAGAACATGCCAGACAATACCACACAGACCAAATGGAAAACGGCAAAGAAGCCTTTGATGTTCCTTTTACAGAACGTGCTTTCCATGGATCAACACTAACAGTGAAAAAAGAAAAGCTTGCAGAAATGAAAGAGTTCATAAGAGATTTTCAAATCAAATTCTCTGAAAAATTCGAAGCTAATCCAGGTGATGAAGTATATCAATTGAATCTACAATTCTTCCCTCTTTCAAAAAAAGAAGAAGAATCAAAAGACTAA
- a CDS encoding MBL fold metallo-hydrolase, whose amino-acid sequence MNITFIGALGTVTGSKTLIEIEGKKYLIDSGLYQGSDLVQKKNFDALGFEANEIEAIFLTHAHLDHVGLIPLLYKKGFRGKIYATKPTIEISKIILEDSAKIQEHEAREKKTSPLYTIEDAFSCFDLYETISFHKLYKLDNLSFRFLRASHVPGAAGISLYDGSRGESIYFSGDLGRKNDDLHHSYDDLPEVDELVLEGTYGDRLHGADDFLIKMKELIMKAKASNGLLLIPSFALARTQVLIYRLFELMNHAPEYKIPVYVDSPMSTKITELYRTFGDELKISEKDLNKAFEFAHFIEWSKEREKIYRDNEARIVLSASGMATGGRVVDYLERYLKYESTSVLFCGYVSENSLGRELLNGEKVVRVNGHKQRVRAHIDQLHSLSAHADYQEMIDWISKSDKRPRRVYLIHSEQRVRENFKKILMENFDFEVILP is encoded by the coding sequence ATGAACATCACTTTTATCGGGGCCCTTGGAACTGTAACAGGTTCTAAAACGCTTATAGAAATAGAAGGGAAGAAGTACCTTATCGATAGCGGTCTTTATCAAGGAAGTGATCTTGTTCAAAAAAAGAATTTTGATGCTCTAGGCTTTGAAGCAAATGAGATCGAAGCAATCTTTTTGACACATGCTCACCTCGATCACGTAGGGCTCATTCCACTTCTTTATAAAAAAGGTTTTCGCGGAAAAATCTATGCCACAAAACCTACAATTGAAATTAGTAAAATCATTCTAGAGGATAGTGCAAAAATTCAAGAGCATGAAGCGAGAGAGAAAAAAACGAGCCCACTCTATACAATCGAAGATGCCTTTAGTTGTTTTGATTTGTATGAGACGATCAGTTTTCACAAATTATACAAATTGGACAATCTAAGTTTTCGCTTCTTAAGGGCCTCTCATGTTCCAGGTGCCGCAGGCATCTCCTTATATGATGGAAGTCGTGGAGAGAGTATTTATTTCTCTGGGGATCTAGGGCGCAAAAATGATGATCTTCATCACTCTTATGATGATTTGCCAGAAGTTGATGAACTCGTTTTAGAAGGAACCTATGGTGATCGACTGCACGGTGCTGATGATTTTCTAATAAAAATGAAAGAACTCATTATGAAGGCCAAAGCTTCAAATGGACTTCTTTTAATCCCTTCATTCGCTTTGGCGCGAACTCAGGTTCTTATTTATCGACTCTTTGAACTCATGAATCATGCTCCTGAATATAAAATCCCTGTCTATGTTGATAGTCCAATGAGCACAAAGATCACTGAACTGTATCGAACTTTTGGTGATGAATTGAAGATTAGCGAAAAAGATTTGAATAAGGCCTTTGAATTCGCACATTTTATTGAATGGTCAAAAGAGCGAGAGAAAATCTATCGAGATAATGAGGCCCGAATTGTTTTAAGCGCAAGTGGAATGGCAACAGGTGGTCGCGTTGTCGACTACCTAGAACGTTATCTTAAGTATGAATCAACGAGTGTTCTTTTTTGTGGATACGTAAGCGAGAACTCCCTTGGTCGAGAGCTACTTAATGGCGAGAAAGTTGTTCGTGTTAATGGACACAAACAAAGAGTTCGCGCCCATATCGACCAGCTTCATTCTCTTTCGGCTCACGCTGATTATCAGGAGATGATCGATTGGATTTCTAAGTCAGATAAAAGGCCAAGAAGAGTTTATTTAATTCATTCGGAACAAAGAGTGAGGGAGAATTTTAAGAAGATTCTTATGGAGAATTTTGATTTTGAAGTCATTTTACCTTAA
- a CDS encoding helix-turn-helix domain-containing protein, with protein sequence MRCFENIAKLIRTKRINHPKGYSQSELSHLLGYKNGQFISNVERALCNIPLKMLTRVSEVLDIDPAELKAAILKDHERTLDNYLEKGRAQAAQTSEVQESSAALM encoded by the coding sequence ATGCGCTGCTTTGAAAACATTGCAAAACTAATTAGAACAAAAAGAATCAACCACCCAAAAGGTTATTCTCAATCTGAACTTTCACACCTTCTTGGTTACAAGAATGGTCAGTTCATCTCGAACGTTGAAAGAGCACTTTGTAACATTCCACTAAAAATGCTTACAAGAGTTTCTGAGGTTCTAGACATCGATCCAGCTGAACTTAAAGCTGCGATCCTTAAGGATCACGAAAGAACACTAGATAACTACCTTGAGAAAGGAAGAGCACAAGCTGCTCAAACTAGTGAAGTACAAGAGTCTTCTGCTGCTCTTATGTAA
- a CDS encoding malate dehydrogenase produces MANKKVKVAVTGAAGQIGYAILFRIASGQMFGPETDVELSLLELPQALGALEGVKMELDDCAFPRLKGITCTDKMEVAFKDVNWVLAIGAVPRKDGMERSDLLKVNGGIFGPLGKAMAAHGADDCKLFVVGNPCNTNCLIAMEASGLPKERFFAMTTLDENRAKTQLAMKAGVDVTEVKNMTIWGNHSATQYPDFYNTKIGGKSAAEVITDTQWLQGDFISTVQKRGAAIIKARGASSAASAANACVQGVYNLTHDTPAGETFSMCLSSKGEYGVDAGLIFSFPCRVENGQLKVVEGVEHNEFGKQKFEATLDELRTERDTVKELGLI; encoded by the coding sequence ATGGCAAATAAAAAAGTTAAAGTTGCGGTAACTGGTGCCGCTGGTCAAATTGGTTATGCAATCCTTTTTAGAATTGCTTCTGGACAAATGTTTGGACCTGAAACAGATGTAGAGCTATCTCTTCTTGAACTACCTCAAGCACTTGGTGCTCTTGAAGGTGTGAAGATGGAACTTGATGACTGTGCTTTCCCACGTCTTAAAGGAATTACTTGCACAGATAAGATGGAAGTAGCTTTTAAAGATGTAAACTGGGTTCTTGCAATTGGTGCAGTTCCAAGAAAAGATGGAATGGAGAGATCTGACCTTCTTAAAGTAAATGGTGGAATCTTTGGTCCACTTGGTAAGGCCATGGCAGCTCACGGTGCTGATGACTGTAAACTTTTTGTTGTTGGTAATCCATGTAACACAAACTGTCTTATTGCTATGGAAGCTTCTGGTCTTCCTAAAGAAAGATTCTTTGCTATGACAACTCTTGATGAAAATAGAGCAAAGACTCAACTTGCAATGAAAGCAGGTGTTGATGTAACAGAAGTTAAGAACATGACAATTTGGGGGAACCACTCAGCAACTCAATATCCAGATTTCTACAATACTAAAATTGGTGGGAAATCAGCTGCTGAAGTCATTACAGATACACAATGGCTACAGGGTGATTTTATTTCAACTGTACAAAAGCGTGGTGCTGCGATTATTAAAGCTCGTGGAGCTTCATCTGCCGCTTCTGCTGCTAATGCATGTGTTCAAGGTGTTTACAACCTTACTCACGATACTCCGGCCGGTGAGACATTCTCTATGTGTCTTTCTTCTAAAGGTGAATATGGAGTTGATGCTGGTCTTATTTTCTCATTTCCATGTAGAGTTGAGAATGGTCAATTAAAAGTTGTTGAAGGTGTTGAGCACAACGAATTTGGTAAACAAAAATTTGAAGCAACTCTTGATGAACTAAGAACAGAAAGAGATACAGTTAAAGAACTCGGACTTATCTAA
- a CDS encoding NfeD family protein yields the protein MRYHFLRFYAILCLCLAPLLSAMAQTIPNETTYKVDKILLTTIDSSINPATFNYLDNALKRAIKEDFNLVVIKMNTPGGLISTTKKILTLIGDSPLPFIVWVAPEGSSATSAGAIISSSAHILLMSEGTNIGAATPVQMGSKIKEDDLRDKAINDLVALVRSLSETRKRNPAPFELMITKAQSFTAKEALEKKVIDGIVNSEAQLLNFLSDKVIHIKGTDSRLKMSATPIVVEQEMDLGQVLLNIFANPSLAYLFFLIGAALIYLELQTPGGMIAGALGAVSLIIAAIGFQVLPLNLGALGLLALSFILFIMEVYITSYGILSIAGIASLVTGSLFLFRTNDSYIHLSGELIFSATSAIVLFLIFMAYIILRDQKNVGKKSFNKFVGLEGTVITSLGQEGEFYLYQVKVNGEFWKAQSPIQHNQGDKVVIKEQNTNMQLII from the coding sequence ATGAGGTATCACTTTCTACGTTTTTACGCAATCCTTTGTCTTTGTTTAGCGCCACTTCTAAGTGCTATGGCGCAAACAATTCCAAATGAGACGACCTACAAAGTAGATAAGATCCTTTTAACCACAATTGATTCATCAATTAATCCTGCAACCTTTAATTATTTAGACAATGCTTTAAAAAGGGCCATTAAAGAAGACTTCAACCTAGTCGTCATTAAAATGAATACTCCTGGTGGACTCATCTCGACGACCAAGAAAATTCTCACGCTCATCGGGGACTCTCCCCTGCCCTTTATTGTCTGGGTGGCCCCAGAAGGTTCGAGTGCCACAAGTGCAGGAGCGATCATCTCATCCAGTGCTCATATTCTTCTAATGAGTGAAGGAACCAATATCGGCGCGGCAACACCTGTTCAAATGGGCTCAAAAATAAAAGAAGACGACCTTAGAGACAAGGCGATAAACGATCTTGTGGCCCTTGTTCGAAGCCTAAGTGAAACCAGAAAAAGAAATCCAGCGCCCTTTGAGCTCATGATCACGAAGGCCCAAAGTTTTACGGCCAAAGAGGCCTTAGAAAAGAAAGTTATCGATGGCATAGTTAATAGTGAAGCTCAGCTACTAAACTTTCTAAGCGATAAAGTCATCCACATCAAGGGAACTGACAGTCGATTAAAAATGAGTGCTACTCCTATAGTCGTTGAACAAGAAATGGATCTAGGCCAAGTACTTCTCAATATCTTTGCCAACCCATCTCTGGCCTACTTATTCTTTCTAATTGGTGCGGCATTGATTTATCTTGAACTACAAACTCCAGGAGGCATGATCGCTGGAGCACTTGGGGCAGTATCTCTTATTATTGCGGCCATTGGTTTTCAAGTTCTTCCACTGAACCTTGGAGCACTAGGGTTATTGGCCCTATCCTTTATTCTATTTATCATGGAAGTTTATATCACTTCTTATGGGATTCTTTCTATAGCGGGAATAGCGAGTTTAGTGACCGGCTCACTCTTTCTCTTTCGCACCAATGACTCATACATACATCTTAGCGGAGAACTTATTTTCTCTGCCACGTCGGCCATTGTGCTTTTTCTCATTTTTATGGCCTATATTATTTTGAGAGATCAAAAAAATGTAGGAAAAAAGAGTTTCAATAAATTTGTTGGCCTAGAGGGGACAGTTATCACTTCCCTTGGACAAGAGGGTGAGTTTTATCTGTATCAAGTGAAAGTTAACGGGGAGTTTTGGAAGGCCCAAAGTCCTATCCAGCACAATCAAGGTGATAAAGTTGTAATTAAAGAACAAAATACAAATATGCAATTGATCATCTAA
- a CDS encoding ATP cone domain-containing protein, protein MTPFLLRKRNKQQERYDKRKLKKSLRRSGLHEKTCNELVEKMEKELSREVSTTKLHGMARRELEKHSKVAAANYHIKRAMELLGPTGYPFEILCSELLKMKGFKTKVSLNVKGQFVSHEVDVYATRADMDLMCECKYHNSRTHKNDIKTALYVYARSLDIKANPISPGFDHFLIISNTYFSKDAITYAEGVGLGLISMNYPDSEYNLVENIIRYKVYPVTVLKSLKVSDAKSLLGEGIVVIRQLKRRRKFVQEHLGLDHDKMEKIIEEINCLLAKAINSKRGDL, encoded by the coding sequence ATGACACCATTTCTACTGAGAAAACGTAATAAGCAGCAAGAGCGCTATGATAAAAGAAAGCTTAAAAAAAGCTTAAGAAGAAGTGGTCTGCACGAGAAAACCTGTAATGAGCTAGTTGAAAAAATGGAAAAGGAACTCTCTAGAGAAGTCTCCACGACCAAGCTTCACGGTATGGCCAGAAGAGAGCTAGAAAAGCACTCTAAAGTAGCTGCCGCTAATTATCATATAAAAAGGGCCATGGAATTACTTGGACCAACTGGTTACCCGTTTGAGATTCTCTGTAGTGAACTTTTAAAGATGAAGGGTTTTAAAACCAAAGTCAGTCTTAATGTTAAGGGACAATTTGTTTCTCACGAGGTCGATGTCTATGCCACGAGAGCTGACATGGACTTAATGTGTGAATGTAAATATCACAACTCAAGAACTCATAAAAATGACATTAAAACGGCCCTCTATGTTTATGCTCGAAGTTTAGATATTAAGGCCAATCCCATTTCTCCTGGTTTTGATCATTTTCTTATCATCTCAAATACATATTTTTCAAAAGATGCCATCACTTATGCAGAGGGAGTTGGACTTGGATTAATCTCCATGAATTATCCCGATAGTGAGTATAACCTTGTCGAAAATATTATTCGTTATAAAGTTTATCCTGTAACCGTTTTAAAATCCTTAAAGGTCTCTGATGCCAAATCTCTTTTAGGCGAGGGGATCGTTGTGATTAGACAACTAAAGCGCAGAAGAAAGTTTGTGCAGGAACATCTTGGCCTTGATCATGATAAAATGGAAAAGATTATTGAAGAGATCAATTGCCTTTTGGCCAAGGCGATAAACTCAAAGCGAGGGGATTTATGA
- a CDS encoding YqaA family protein, with translation MTVSLASLCLGAFIGATIFPFPSEGGLYLYLTQFDNHLTALICITLANTLGSYTTYGLGRLGKVDWAVRYFRIDEKKVLYYQDQFSHRGTLLALFVWLPLVGDVFALVLGLIRFNLLKGLLYIALGKFLRYLGILLFFYQS, from the coding sequence ATGACTGTTTCGCTAGCTTCTCTTTGTCTTGGCGCTTTTATAGGCGCCACCATCTTTCCCTTTCCTTCGGAAGGTGGACTTTATCTCTATCTTACTCAATTTGATAACCATCTAACAGCACTCATCTGTATTACATTGGCCAATACGCTCGGAAGTTATACAACTTATGGACTTGGGAGACTTGGAAAGGTTGACTGGGCCGTTCGCTATTTTCGAATTGATGAAAAAAAAGTGCTCTATTACCAAGATCAATTCTCTCATCGAGGCACTTTATTGGCCCTTTTTGTTTGGCTCCCACTGGTCGGTGATGTCTTTGCTCTCGTTTTAGGTTTGATACGCTTTAATCTTTTGAAAGGACTTCTTTATATTGCACTTGGGAAGTTTCTTCGTTATCTGGGTATTCTTTTATTTTTTTATCAAAGTTGA
- a CDS encoding nucleoside triphosphate pyrophosphohydrolase family protein, whose product MNTSEYVKNAIKTEATDFKAMDERLSDDGLKRLLHAGIGLSTEAGEFLDALKKHIFYGKELDRVNLAEEMGDLFWYMAIISDELGVEFSDVMNRNITKLKARYGEKFSESAAENRDLEKERAILEEQSFKS is encoded by the coding sequence ATGAATACATCTGAATATGTTAAAAATGCTATTAAAACTGAAGCGACTGACTTTAAGGCCATGGATGAGCGCCTAAGCGATGATGGATTAAAGAGACTTTTACACGCTGGCATTGGTCTTTCTACTGAAGCAGGAGAGTTCTTAGATGCTCTTAAAAAGCATATCTTCTATGGAAAAGAGCTCGATCGCGTAAATCTAGCTGAAGAGATGGGTGATCTCTTTTGGTATATGGCCATCATCTCTGATGAGCTTGGAGTAGAATTTTCAGATGTTATGAATCGTAACATTACGAAATTAAAAGCAAGATATGGAGAGAAGTTCTCTGAAAGCGCCGCTGAAAATCGTGATCTTGAAAAAGAGAGAGCAATTCTAGAAGAGCAATCGTTTAAATCTTAG